The genome window GGCAGTGCAAGACAAAGCCAATACAGTCAGTATTAATCCCTTTTTTGTCAGTAGATTAAGTGTTGAAAGgttagaaaaatgtttatattagaCTACATTTCGAGAATaagtctgtccctctgtctcctGATTGGCCAGCTACCAGAATGACTGGTTGTCCAGAAAAGTGCATGGCTGAACCATCCAAAGCCTGGCTTGTCGCCATTACTCATTTCCCATACTCTGAAGactaataaaatgataaaagtcCTCCTTTAGCCAAGAGGAGAGATACGTTTCCTCCTCCTGGTGACTCACAGGTGGCCACATCAAGCCTGCTGCTGCGCTCTCTTTCCTTTAGTTGTGGATTTACAGTCATGCTCCGAGAAGTTTGTCACAAACATGTGCTTAAGAGGCGATGAGTGACTCCACAATGCTGGCTCCATCACAGTCAGTGCGGTAATTGCTGTTTATCATCCTGCCTTCTCTAAATCAGTTGtcaggtgcttttattttgaacttGGAGAGAAATCTCTATCAGCTTTGAGCAGCAGCTAATGTAAGCCTAAGTTGATCAAACAGAACCAAAGCCTTGCATTTGTAAGGAAATCATCAAATTATCTTCCTCGATAATTACTATTTGCCAATTTCTGTGCTGTGATTTCCCCTCCCTTAGGCAGACAAGGCTAAATTAGTCATGCTTTAAATGACATTATACATCAGTTGTGTTACAGGGATTATTAAAGTGCACTGTGGTTGACAGGATCAAGCGTTCTTGTTAGGCAGACAGCCATGAATCACAGGGTAAACCCACATCAACCCACTTTATCCACATTTGTACTTGCACACCACACAAATGACTTCAGTATAAATCACAGATAAAGTCTTTTAAACAGAAGCCATAAATTCATAgtttttccagaaaaataattgtttattttgtgctaTGTTTGCCTTATGTTGATCAGCAGCTGGAGCTCTTAGTTAAACACTCCTTTTCATTCCCCACTAAACTCTCCACAGGAGGCCCTTTGAAATCCCCAACATGGGAAGTTTTGTATGTAATCATTTAGATTCATTTTGAATATCAATGGGGCAGGAATCCCGAGGATCCAGTTTTAATGGGACAATAAAGGCAAACCAcaatggttttcttttttttaatggcagcAGGGATGTGGGCTCACTTTACTGCTGCCAGCTCGTAAACACATTCACACCTCTCTTTCATTTAAATGCGGGATAAGTTATAGcacattattgaaaaaaatcgAGGTCGACAACAACCTGCATTTGAATGGTGTCTGGGAGAGCCGAGGCCAATCCACAAACCGACAGCACGAATaacagagagtgagaggaagTTTCTGTCGCTGTTGCACACCGAAGCTGTTTATTTTTCACTCAATGgaataataacaatagcaacacttaaaatatatatttttttgtttttattattattataaatattattataatggctatagaataaaaaaataatattatggTTTAACGCAAAAcgttaaaataactgaaagcttGGTCTCATGAAACTCATAAATAcgcaaaattaataaataataaagcagTTTAAATAATATGCCACTAATTACGCAAAGATACTTTAAATCAGCGTGTCTATATccgaaaacaaataaaataatttcccaaacttactgaagttttttttaaaaataattgttattaaatcattaatttttataagataaaaaagaaaaaagcagttAATCTCCTTGTTCTCCTCTGCGCAGCGCTTTGCCCACCGAGAGGAAAAAAACCCTCTCCAAGCTGATGGTCTCTCCAAGATTACCCTATCAGGTGCAAACCGCTGACATGTTTCCACccaccaacaacaaaaaagcctcTCTGTGCCCAAATCTCAAACCGCAGACGCACAAACACCACTGACAGGCACTGCTGCGCCATCATCAGCCCCCTAAACCTCTCCAGGGATCCGCTGCTGCCGCTGCGATTTCCACACTATTTCTTTTataaaaatacaacttttttgaTAAGCCTGGATAAGTTTGTTTCACGACTTTTAGCGACTTGTTTCTGGTTGAAGGGCGTTTTATTATTCAccgcttttccttttttctttctcgtagCACTTCGTAGAATAAAATGACCCATGCAAGGTGTAGAAATCCCCCGCAGGTACGGACGGAGTTGAGGAGACTGTGATCCCTGGAGCAGCAGGATTGGGATTGTGGAGAAACTTCGCTTATAGGTGCGCAAAACTTGTAGGATATCTTTTGAGCGAGGGGATTTCTTTGCAGAGGTTGAATTCTGAACCCTTTCCACGGAGACGCTGCGGGTTTTCGGGGAGCGGAGGAGACTGAAAAAATAATCTTCTGGATAATTCCCCCCCACAACAAGGAAACACCTAATGTTGCACTCCGTGACTCTGTTGCTGCTCTTCAGTGATCTATCATTACGCTGGGATTCAATCTCCAACTTACCGCCGGAGTTGTGTGCGTAAAGGACGCGCAAAGGAGCGAAAGCAAGAGAGGGGGGCGATTTCGCCAACCTTTCCTGGGGCTCTAAATCTGTGGAAGCAGGTGTATTTCAGGTGTATTTCTGCGAGTCAAGATGTCTGTGCTGCCTTCGAGGTTCATATACCTGTAAGTGTCCAACATCTCCGTTTTCACATAAAATCATGCATTCTTACCAATAGAAGTCGCTAAAAgcttcatatttattcattgcttTCAGCCAGGTAGGCTGCGTTTATTCTCCATGTAATTGCCTGTGTGATTCACTCCcctcctcccttctctctccttctctctccacaTAGGTGTTTACATTTTCTGGTACTCTATTTCCAGCTACAGGTATGTTTACTCCTTATTTCgtgtgaatgtgtttgcatGTCAGTGGGTAGCTTTTTATTGTGAGTAATGTTGATGCTGGGTTCAGGTTATTGCCTAAGAGGTGCCTACAAACGCAGGATTTACTTTcttatatttgatatattttttaaatattgtaggGTCCTGTATAGGAAAAATTTTAGAGGGCAAACAAGTACCCTgcgcaaaataaaatgattaaatacaaaacaggtcattgctaaaaaaaaatagaaagaaaagaaaatggaagtaaaataataaattaacttaaGAAACCGGATATTATATCAGTATTATAGTAATATACGGAAGGAACCACcttatatgtataaataaaaaataaataaataaccaaacacAGTATTTAGCAGTGTAAACACACCACGGTTCCCTCTATTAATATTACAGCGGCAACATCGTCAGATACAAATGCAATATAGTCGTGaaaaaattatgtaaacaaGATAATATAACCTGCAATGATTcaggaataaaagaaaaaatatcggCATTGGTTTTGCACGCAGACTAATCTAATAATGTCCACAATCAGTCCCGTCAAGCTGgcaaaaattagttaaaaagcatttgtttttaatctggAGTTCAAGTAGCAGTTTCGGTGTTTTACAACAGAATCgtgtaataaatattttgatCCCTGGGGTTAAAAGTTGTTCTCTGAACAGATGGGCTCGTTTGGCGCTTGTTGCCTCGGTTTTTATTAGTCGCGTCTCACTTTGAACAGTAATGATTTGCAGGCATCCACTCACCTAATTGCGCGCTGTGATTCAGATAAGATGCAGAGAGCACGCTCCTTCTCTCATAAAGCTATCTGATCACTTTATTGCCATGACGTGTTTGTGATCATAATTTTGCacgtgctgttgtttttaaattaattttcctGTGTTTCTATGATCTTATATTAAAACAGTGTAGACTGAtttgaagaagagagagagagagaaaatctcTCCTCCACTTCTGGGATGCATTTTCTTCTACATAAGCATCTTACTGTTGGCAAGGTCTTGATTCTAGCTTTTATGTAATTGTAtctttaaaatacttttattttttgtcagaggAAACTGAATAATTCCAAGATGGGGAGTCAACATTTGACCTTTTGGGACAATAAAACCCTGCTTGAGGGGACGTTtgtttctttataaaatacattttattggtTGCACAATCCtggtgttttttccatttagtgCAGCTAGGATCTTCTTGTCCTGGACGGGGAACCAGGCGTTCTCAGGGACAAAATAACAGCTTTATCTCCTGTAGTAAATTTTCTAAACCAGGAATTGTACTGAAttttctcaaaaacaaaatctaaaaaaaacaaaaaaccttccAAAACTAGAAACTGCAATGTTATGTAGGTCTATGTGCTGTGATTATTCCATCACAAGTGAATTCTCCTCATGTTAAGAGAGGATGGACTTCAACAACAGATGCATGGGGTTGACTGATGAATGATATttgatgtgatattttttttgctgttttaataTGTGATTTGCATGTTTGATGTGCTTTAGAAAAAGTCAGATTAGATAAAGGTGTTTATCAAACTATAAAGGAAATTGCGTTGTGTCTCTCTGAGTGCTTTCAGGATAGTGATCaggccaaagaaaaaaagaaaaaaaaatacaggaatAACCCTTTAATGGTGTCCTTACACGTTTCCTGTCCATGTTATTGGCCCATTCTGCTCCGTGCAGCTAATGGCTCTAGTATGTCATGCTGTGGTTGTGATTTCATGAAGAAAGACAACAGAAGCGATCACAGTTGGAAGTAAACTTTAAAAGCACTGCCAACATGTGAGAGGGTGTCTCTCccgatttgtgtgtgtgaccctgTCGGTGTGTGTCGAGCAGATAGCAAGGTGTATCTTAGATGGATGCGACAATAAGCTTCCTGGGTGAAGATGAGTGCCAGACTTTTGAAGTTTCAACCATATCCGTTTTCATGCTGTGTCTTTGAAGAAAGGAGACGGCGTGATAAAAAACTGTTGTCGCTGGTGTTCACCTCAGCCATGTGCTTAGGCTTGCCTTTCCCTTGACGCAAAATGCAACTGTCTACCAAACACACCTTTATGTTTGTTTAGAGATGGGGAGATTTGGGATAAATCCCTCAGCAGCCCAGTTAGGCCACGTTTTGTTGTGTGTtcgttcttttttcttttctggctCGTCAGCTTTGAGGTTCATTTAGAGAGAAAGTTGACAACAGACGATGCTGATGTTTGGCTTCGGCAATGGatgcatcattttcaacatttgtGTATTGTTCTTTTGCATAAGCGTTTAATTAGAATTGGCAGTATTCAGTGATAATTCTTTTTTTAGGAACAGCTTTGCTTCCAAACTGTTTCAGTATTTTGTGAAGTGCAGAGATCACTTGTCAGTTGATGTGAATAGTCTTTTACTGGGATTAAAGTCCTGTAGGTGccactttttctttgtttgttcagCCGTTGTGGCTGCTGATGCTCATGAAAACTGCTCAACTCTTAAATGCATAATTTTCTGGAGTTTCCCTTGGCAACAACTACAAGACACCAGTAGTTTAGCATCAAATGTGAAAGTTTCTGTGAGTTGTACTCTTTGCTGGGGCCAAAAATTAGCTCCTTGTCCCCAAAAATATAGCTTACTCATGTCCCTTTAATTTCAATATACATTCTATATGTCTATATGAGTTTTTTGAAGATTAAAACAGATGTGCATTGACTAAACAGTTTACATGTGTCGCAAATCCTCGTCTTAAATTGAATAGGGTGCACTGGATGATCAGTTCTCTGATCTGATGTAAAAGTGCCTCTTCATGCAGTAAACTGTAAATCTTTCAGTTGAGTCTTGCTGTCCGGTTTGAGTTTATATGATTTAAGGAACTGTGCGAGGGACACTATAGGGTTAGAGTCCATAAAGTGCTGGTCTTTATTGATTTTTCCTTGCAATATTGTGTTGACTGTAGTAAAACTGACAAGAAAACATGGTTGAGCTGTATCATGCAGGTTGTGTTGCATGTTGAAATACTTGAGGTAAATGTGACTTGTCTATAGAAAACCCATTGGGTGGTAAAATAatgatttcataaaaaaaaaaaccacattgCACGAAGTAAAGTCatcagtttttatgttttgatgctTTTGAAGTCAATAAGAACCCTTCAAATGAGCTCGAATCAGCAGACAGTGCATGTTGAAGTGCAGCCTCTTATTTTCTGCACTGCCTGATGCCAAAAGTAACATTATGGGCGTTTTTCCTAAATGTCAAGGTACAGAAGCTGTGTCCCAGTATCCTCTGAGGTCCACATTTCTAGACTTAATACGTCATAATGAGGCAAGTCCTTCCTATTTCAAAAGTCCAATTGCTGCCTAATGATATATCTAATAATCTTTTGGACATTTGGTGAcaattgtttgtgttgtcagAGAAACTCAACATGAGTTTTGATTTCTGGGAGTCATTTCTGTGGCATGGCGTAGGTCTAACCTGAAGGACCCATCTTTGTGGACGTCATTCTTCAAAGGATTAGGTGGCGCCTGGTTTGGGGTACAATAGGTATGACACCTGGCTCATAAGTCTGTGTTAAGATTTGCTTTCAGATTTgcaaaagttgtttatttttcctctctGAGTTTAAGGATTTCTTCCTCTGAGGCCCTCAATTTCCCATCATGTTTGCTACATGTCATTAATTTACTGAAGTTAGAATAACAAGGACTCGGGGTATGTAATGTGTATATAATTAGCCACCTGAGAACAGCCACATAAAAAGCCATTACTGTGCAATTACCACACCATACAGCTGGGGAAATGGGATCTTGGCGTGAACTGAGATTCCAGGGCTTCTGAAAGTATACGTTTCCTCTCGCTCTTCCACATGCTGGGTGACACAGTTGCTTTTTCTGACATGCTGTCGAAAGTCTGTGATTTCCTCTCGTTTGACGTCGGGTCTAAGCGGCTCGTAAACAGCCGGCTGGTGAACTCTGGACAATTTGATCACAATTTGATCAGAAAGTGCTTCTAAAAGAGTGTTTTTGTGGTTCAAGGTGCCTCTTGCCATCTCTCAGTCTTGTCTTCCGCCTGCTCTGTTTCCTAATTTATGGACAGTACTTCGCCTACAGGCAGATATTTGTTTGATGATAGTGCAACAGGTCTGGATGCTTCAGGTGTATAATTGCTAGTGGCTTGCTTGCTTGTGGAAATGGAGTGCAGGTTTCTCAATATCGCCCGGGGCACATAGTATACTGCTGTCTTAATATGAAGCAACAGAAGGCTGCACTGCAGCCTCTGCACTTGTTCTGTGGGATTTTTACTCAAACAGTGACTTCATTAACACATCTCCTGCGTAGTTATCAGCTTGTAAATGCAATGCATATAAAACGTGCCAGTTGAAAGCAAGGAGAGAAACACTAAAATGCCTTAGCTGCAATTTCCTGCTCGGTATTTCAGTTTTTAGCCCCTGAAGCACAATTTTTTTGACACAAGGTCCATAAAAGCAACAGCACACATTACTATCAACACCTGTGTCGTGACGATCTCTCACCATCTGTCtttccctcttctcctcctgtctctctctctctctcctcctgtctcacTCTGCTGTGCAGGAATCCCAGCAGACCTCTGCTGATTTCAGGTTTTACATTGAGAACCACACGAGGAACCCAGACGACCTGAGCCGGAAGCAGGTCCGGATCTACCAGCTCTACAGCAGGACCACGGGGAAACATGTCCAGATCTTGGGGAAGAAAGTCAATGCCAACGGAGATGATGGGGGCAAGTATGGTATGGGAGAACTCCTGTGCATCTCACCTGACACGTTAGCTAGTTTGTTCTAACTGGAGGAGAGGTCACCACCACCTACCAGCCAGACGTTGGTGATTTTGTCTCGCTCCTCCAGCCACTTTGGCAACTTGCTACCCATTGTGTGGAGGCTGTTTTCCATGCTCTGTGTTTGGCTGGGGTGAAGTGGATGGTGACTTTCATAAGCCACCAACTACTGGTTGGGGTGGCTGCAAACATTCTGAAATTGCTGACCTTGAAATGAATGTTTACTGCAGCCTTTTGGTATCCAGAGCAAGTCTACTTTTAACATGATAGATTTATCGTCCAACACTGTGCATTTTTGCCAAAATGCCTAATATGCACCACAGCTGACTTGTTGGTTTGCCAGTTTTAAAAATATTGGTTTATTCGTTTCAGCTTATAAACTCATTACACCAGGTTGCATTGCTCAACTTTATTGACACTTGATGTatcagaaaatgttgtttttcacaaGGAATTGGATTGCGTTTGTCCATATTGGTAATGCAAATCAGTGAAATCTTAAAACTACTTTGTCATTAAGCTTAAAAGAGCAAGAGACAGTTAAAAGTAAATGCACAATCTTTAATTTTCCTTACAACACAGCGGTTTGTAATGCTCAGTGTCACATGTAATGTTGCATACTGGCTGGCAGTCCAGCAGTGTGAAAATACCGACTTGAAAagatgagggaaaaaaaatgtctggcagattaagttttacatttttagattcCATTGTACCTTAAATATAACCTCTTGGTTCTTTGTGTGCACTTCTTCACAATTTCAAATCAAAGCAAACACAGCAGATGAGTAAATTGATGGTCAGCGAAGCGCTCTTTGATGCAGTGGCACTAACACAGGGCAACAGGACTTGTTTTGTGCTTTCCTGCAGATATTTTGCTCATAACAGCTGACTCACGGCTCTAAAATTGCTGGTCTTGAATGCCTCTGAGTGAGTGTGTTCAGTCACAGATGCGCCGAGGCGAAGTTTCCTCACTGCTTGTTAGAGCTTGAGTGGAAGCAGATCCAATTTTTCCCATGAGGCCTTGCCAACTCTGccctccacccctcctcctcttcctcctcctccccatccAGCTGCAGTACCTGGCACCTGTGAACTCCTTTGCACTCACTAATAACGCTCAGGAAGATCCTCTCCACGCTCTAAGTCGCTGCAGCTTCACAGCGGCGGGCCACAAACCACCACAGAGGAAATATATTGCTTCGATGTAGAGCTTTATGACCGCTAAGTCCGTATCAGAGTGGGGTTTATCATCCTTCTTAGGTATTAGTGTAGCATATTCATTACATTTAAGAGACTAGAACAATCCTTTTCCAGAACAATCCGTCATTAATGATGCCACTCAAGAGAAGATGGTGGGTCGCTGCAAAGGCTTTTGCtaaaataaatgctgcagtGCAGAATTAAagcaggagtttttttttttttttagcttttttgacAGGTGACTCCATGCTGAGGTTAATAAATGCCTGAGGCCCCTCATTGTTTATCTTGCACCAAGAAAGAAAGCATTGCACCGGTTAAGTTAAATGGGACTTGATGTTAAAACACTGATCAGATATTCTAAAATTTCTctgttttgcaatttttttcttccactttCTCTTTGATTCACCAGTGGAAAACATCCCAGTGACCACTCACTGACTCTGAAGATAATATTTGCTTGCGGAGTCTGTTCCGATAAAATAAAGTGActcatttttggtattttagcATCAAGGGTAACAGACAAAGGATAACTTACAGTAGggaggaaaatattgttttatctgATTTTCAGGGTCGAGGCTTCATAGCTGAGGTTGAGTTTTGGGTCTCTGTGCAAAACCAGCAAAGAGCGACAAGGCCAAAGTGTTGTCAAACCACTCCTGATTTGACTTGCAGAGCTGCAATATCTTCTCAAACATCATTCATATCATTAACaaaaccaggatttttttttccttctcagaAACCCCCAAAAGGTCTAGACTGATTTTTCCAGTGATTAAAAAATGCTGCACTTTAGCTCTCAAATAAGACTTGCAAACAGGATTCTCAAAACAAGGCAAGGGATAACTTCTAAAGTATCGACTCTAGAGAGGTTTCCTTCTTCTCACTTTCCTCCCAAGGTTGGATTTTAAggtgaggggggaggaggaggaggaggaggaggaggaggggagttACTTCTGCCCTCGAGCCCATCCCATCCCCTTCGCCTATTCTTCCTCTGCTCCCTTGAGCGCTACTGAATGGCCCTGTGTGTTAAACAAATGGATCATCTTAACTTTTTGATTGAGTGAGCACAGACTAAAGGGAACTTGAAACCTAATCCTGAGGGGCACATAACCGCTCCACAAATGTTTGGCAGATCTCTTTGCTGGTTCGAGGGGCGAGCAGAGACAAAGGTGACCTCGCAGGGGTTAACATTCGGGGAGGGGGGGAATAAAAGAGCCGCCGGGATGTGTCTCGAGAGTGGATTACTGCTGTGTCAGGCTGAAGTGTTGTTTTGGTGCATATATGTTGTTGTATGAAGAAATTTAGATACCTTCAAAAGAACTATTTGTTCTGGAGACCCTTGAGCTTTCAAACTTTACGTTACAAAACATgctaaaacaccatatttttccACATCCACAAAAGTTTGTGTCGTGTCAAGTCAAATCAgtccaaaaccacaaatgtataCAACTCTAAATCCATAAAAGTTTAAAATCCTTGCAAAATGTTCAGAATTCTGCGTGTTATTCACAAAAAGAGaaggtttatcagtttgaaatttaaatacattgattatttttttatttatttaattgaacataTGTCAAAAAAGAATTAGcccatttttgcattttatattatttataacttTTTAGGAATCATGGTTTTATATCCTGGACCGTGCACAATACTGTGATTTAAGCAGCTAAAATAAGTTATTTCCTATCATTCTAGATATGTTTCAAGATAATTTAATCTCAAGATTTTTGGTGGTTGACAGCTTAGTAATAAAATGTATTCCTGAAAtacattataaacattataaCCCCCCAATCCTGTAAACTCTTTAATCAGTGCATTTTAGGCTAAATATCTAACTTTCTTCATGAGGCTCAGTTTGACAAAGCTCTGTGTTAGCCTCTTGACTGCAGAACTTTCAATTTATAGGGGTTCTTTACAGGATTGGAAACTAAATAAGTATAGGCCTATGTCTTATATATGTGGGAAAAACGTAATATTGATTGAATGAGTAAATGTATAGGAACCTTATACCATGTGAATGTGAGGGGAAAGACTTCAACATGTCCTTAACAgagtcttctttttcttttcttttgcagcTCTTCTTGTTGTCGAGACGGAAACGTTCGGGAGCCACATTCGAATAAAAGGAAAGGAGAGCGAACATTACATTTGCATGACCGAGAAGGGCAAAATAGTTGGAAGGGTGAGTATCTTTCATTGTGGGGATAATGACCGATCCTTCGGGGAAAGGTGGATATTTTCACCTATGAGATGAAACCGTCACTTTGTAATATCAAAATGAATTTTTTAAACGGAGCTCTTAATCCGGGCTGAATTGAACGCGGCCTCAGATATGCTTTCTCCTGCTGTTTTTGTACACCCTAACAAAACCCCTTTGATAACTCCCAGCCCTTCTTCCATTACGTAATCGGCCTACTCCTTTGACACTCGATCAGTCAATTACGGACTGCAATCACCACAATGCATTGAGAGACTAATGGTCACTTAGGAGGAATGCCATTGCAATTATATCACTTAGTCACACCAGGTGGCCACAAGCGCAGGATGACTGCATGTGACTCTGCGGACGCCAGCTCCGATATGGAAAAGAAGTTAATATCTTAGAACATACACTGTGTGTGGAGGCGCATGTGTGATTGTGTTGCATTAATAACTCATGCTGTCAGCGGCAGAGGGCTGCAGTAATTCACACACGTTTTCACTCTCTCATCACGGTCATCTGttagaaacatgcatttttta of Centropristis striata isolate RG_2023a ecotype Rhode Island chromosome 12, C.striata_1.0, whole genome shotgun sequence contains these proteins:
- the fgf24 gene encoding fibroblast growth factor 24, with amino-acid sequence MSVLPSRFIYLCLHFLVLYFQLQESQQTSADFRFYIENHTRNPDDLSRKQVRIYQLYSRTTGKHVQILGKKVNANGDDGGKYALLVVETETFGSHIRIKGKESEHYICMTEKGKIVGRPDGRKQECVFVEEFLENNYTALVSAKYKGWYLGFNRKGRPKKGSRTTQRQQEVHFMKRQPKGRPDPLEEFRFTTVTKRTRRARRLKPNPKRN